In Leptospira sp. WS58.C1, a single genomic region encodes these proteins:
- a CDS encoding exodeoxyribonuclease VII small subunit has product MSKKTEISFEQALTELEQIAENLERGQLTLEESIKSYERGMELKILCQAILAEAEGKIEYLSKSGSGETQKKTASPKSESSSRAASPPSDDDELF; this is encoded by the coding sequence ATGAGCAAAAAAACGGAAATCAGTTTTGAACAGGCCCTAACCGAATTAGAGCAGATTGCGGAGAATTTGGAAAGAGGACAATTGACCCTGGAAGAATCCATCAAATCTTATGAAAGAGGAATGGAACTTAAGATCCTTTGCCAGGCCATTCTCGCGGAAGCGGAAGGAAAAATAGAATATCTTTCCAAATCGGGAAGCGGAGAAACCCAAAAAAAGACCGCAAGTCCTAAATCGGAATCTTCTTCCAGAGCGGCGTCTCCTCCGTCGGACGATGATGAATTGTTTTAA
- the xseA gene encoding exodeoxyribonuclease VII large subunit, translating to MEETKTYSVSEINSIVKQLLTGPDILRNIWIQGEISNYSKSHQGHIYFNLKDAKSLIACTFFSYSNGRYKGKPLENGMEIKAFGGISVYEPRGQYNLNISKVEELGQGDLLLQIEELKRKLAAQGVFDPERKRKLPAFPWRIGVATSPTGAAIEDIIRISKQRFPNIDILISPCLVQGDGAPESIISAINLLNDPKWDVDLIIAGRGGGSTEDLMAFNDEKVVLTFAGSRVPIISAVGHQIDSVLSDLAADHFAPTPTAAAEMAVPEMELVESGLAEFEVRLKTALKNQAGNLKEKLRILTNKKAFLDPRSMLNDRILQLDEINSRIHLLGKNYLMGAQNKFSPVSNGLLTSFKSQLERKKKEFQLLSGKLDGFSPLGTLKRGYSVVRKKGKKVVTSPVQLEKEEELEVILAEGRIRVSYQGEIQ from the coding sequence ATGGAAGAAACAAAAACATACTCAGTTTCAGAGATTAATTCTATCGTTAAACAACTTCTGACGGGGCCGGATATTCTCCGAAATATCTGGATCCAAGGAGAGATCTCAAATTATTCTAAGTCCCACCAAGGTCATATTTATTTTAACTTAAAAGACGCTAAGTCCCTGATCGCTTGCACGTTTTTTTCTTATAGTAACGGAAGATATAAAGGGAAACCTCTAGAGAACGGAATGGAGATAAAAGCGTTCGGAGGGATTTCCGTTTACGAACCTAGGGGTCAGTATAATTTAAATATTTCTAAAGTAGAAGAATTGGGTCAAGGCGATCTTCTCCTCCAGATAGAAGAATTAAAAAGAAAACTCGCCGCCCAGGGTGTATTCGATCCGGAAAGAAAACGAAAACTTCCCGCATTTCCTTGGAGGATCGGAGTGGCTACCTCCCCGACTGGGGCGGCAATCGAAGATATTATCCGTATATCTAAACAAAGATTTCCTAATATAGATATTCTAATCTCTCCTTGTCTTGTGCAAGGAGACGGAGCACCTGAGTCCATAATTTCCGCGATCAATCTTTTAAACGATCCTAAGTGGGATGTGGATTTGATCATTGCAGGTCGGGGCGGCGGAAGTACGGAAGACTTAATGGCGTTTAACGACGAAAAAGTGGTACTTACATTTGCCGGGAGTAGAGTTCCTATTATTTCCGCAGTGGGTCACCAGATAGATTCCGTTCTTTCCGATCTGGCAGCGGACCATTTTGCACCTACCCCTACAGCGGCTGCAGAAATGGCTGTGCCCGAAATGGAACTAGTGGAGTCGGGACTTGCAGAATTCGAAGTTCGACTCAAAACCGCTTTAAAAAATCAGGCGGGCAATTTGAAAGAAAAGCTTCGAATACTTACGAATAAAAAGGCATTTTTAGATCCTAGATCCATGCTGAACGATCGAATCCTTCAATTGGATGAGATCAATTCCAGGATCCATCTATTGGGAAAAAACTATTTGATGGGCGCCCAGAATAAATTTAGTCCGGTATCGAATGGACTTCTTACTTCCTTTAAATCCCAGTTGGAAAGAAAGAAGAAGGAGTTCCAACTATTATCCGGAAAGCTGGATGGATTTTCTCCTTTGGGAACCTTAAAAAGAGGATATTCCGTGGTTCGTAAGAAAGGAAAAAAAGTCGTTACATCTCCGGTTCAATTGGAGAAAGAGGAAGAACTAGAGGTCATATTGGCGGAAGGTAGGATTCGGGTTTCTTACCAAGGTGAAATACAATGA
- a CDS encoding AI-2E family transporter, which yields MSPKEGQETNRKLFNLVLGIFCIGTGMLLFVVLRPYFYSALVALILYLATRKQYKQLRRLVGPRFEPLAPWIMIGSVCMIVILPSYFMIRTLIEESLSILFKIRISLSEDKIIDTIMSLNILTDLFTDNPFFWVKLPEIYGEFAKNYIDILNLDSLYAVLSNASSFILGSIDLPAGIIMNLFFSLLLLFFFYQDGRKIERFILDNLPFSTEVEEQVGRKVASAVQTVFKGNLIVSIMQGAGVYILLLFAKISNPFLYASLAAFFSLIPVIGTSVVWLPIGLYLMFIENNIIGASLFMVMGLTLYIVLENVVKPKMLDKKLRIHPLLIFLSLIGGIQEFGIMGLVLGPVAVTMVVILWDFWKLYRKDFFAS from the coding sequence ATGTCCCCGAAAGAAGGACAGGAAACCAACCGAAAACTTTTTAATCTGGTCCTCGGAATATTCTGCATAGGGACTGGAATGTTACTTTTCGTCGTTTTAAGGCCCTATTTTTATTCCGCTCTTGTCGCTTTGATCTTATACTTAGCCACACGAAAACAATACAAACAATTAAGAAGATTAGTAGGTCCCAGGTTCGAACCATTGGCTCCTTGGATCATGATCGGCTCGGTTTGTATGATCGTAATTTTACCTTCTTATTTTATGATCCGTACTCTGATCGAAGAATCTCTCTCCATTCTATTTAAGATCCGTATCTCTCTTTCGGAAGATAAGATCATAGATACGATCATGAGCTTGAATATTCTCACCGATCTTTTTACGGATAATCCTTTTTTTTGGGTAAAACTTCCTGAAATTTACGGAGAGTTTGCTAAGAATTATATCGATATCCTAAACTTGGATAGTTTATATGCAGTTTTAAGTAACGCTTCTTCTTTTATTCTAGGTTCCATCGATCTTCCCGCCGGGATCATCATGAATCTATTCTTCTCACTTTTACTTTTGTTCTTTTTTTACCAAGACGGAAGAAAGATCGAAAGATTCATTTTGGACAATCTGCCTTTCTCCACCGAGGTGGAAGAACAAGTGGGAAGGAAGGTCGCTTCGGCTGTACAGACCGTATTTAAAGGAAATCTAATTGTCTCCATTATGCAAGGTGCAGGCGTTTATATTCTTCTTTTATTCGCAAAAATTTCCAACCCATTCTTATATGCGAGTCTTGCGGCATTTTTCTCTTTGATCCCTGTGATCGGAACTTCGGTGGTTTGGTTGCCGATCGGACTTTATTTAATGTTCATAGAGAATAATATCATAGGTGCTAGCTTATTTATGGTAATGGGTCTAACCTTGTATATCGTTCTGGAAAATGTTGTAAAACCTAAGATGCTAGACAAAAAACTTAGGATACATCCTTTGTTGATATTTTTGTCCTTGATTGGAGGGATCCAAGAGTTTGGGATCATGGGATTGGTTCTTGGACCGGTTGCGGTTACTATGGTTGTGATCCTTTGGGATTTCTGGAAATTATATAGAAAAGACTTTTTCGCCAGTTAA
- a CDS encoding DedA family protein, giving the protein MQFAGFDFYIQTLLDWVSGLPSALVWFFFAFSNFTENVFPPWPGDTVTAFGGFLLARGALSFWELVSSTLVGNLAGAWVMYAFGHKLLEWLKNKNFPFKSELYNEESIQKTLDWFSRNGVVVVLFSRFSAGIRFFVSIVAGMVDMKPIWFFSAFTLAVTIWCGILIYGGFYLGSHWEKVLEFLALYNKIFTTFFVTAVLGFIIYKKVFEKRKQA; this is encoded by the coding sequence ATGCAATTCGCCGGATTCGATTTTTATATCCAAACACTATTGGATTGGGTATCCGGTCTGCCAAGTGCCTTGGTCTGGTTTTTTTTCGCATTTTCCAATTTTACCGAAAACGTTTTCCCTCCTTGGCCGGGAGATACTGTCACTGCATTCGGAGGATTTTTACTCGCGAGAGGTGCCTTAAGTTTTTGGGAGTTGGTTTCAAGCACTTTGGTTGGAAACCTTGCAGGCGCCTGGGTCATGTATGCATTCGGCCACAAACTATTGGAATGGCTGAAGAATAAAAATTTCCCGTTCAAATCGGAACTCTACAACGAAGAATCTATTCAAAAGACCTTGGATTGGTTTTCCAGGAATGGGGTAGTCGTAGTTCTCTTTTCCAGATTCTCCGCAGGAATTCGATTTTTTGTTTCTATCGTAGCAGGGATGGTGGATATGAAACCGATTTGGTTTTTTTCCGCATTTACCTTAGCAGTTACGATATGGTGCGGGATACTGATCTATGGCGGATTTTATTTAGGTTCTCATTGGGAGAAGGTGCTGGAATTTTTAGCTCTCTATAATAAAATTTTTACCACATTCTTCGTAACCGCGGTTCTTGGCTTTATCATCTACAAAAAGGTTTTTGAAAAACGAAAACAAGCCTAG